From the genome of Variovorax sp. RA8, one region includes:
- a CDS encoding TRAP transporter small permease subunit: MQSFLLAVDRFSTWVGKTFAWCAVLLTVLISWEVFSRYALNRPHAWVLDAQIMLYGTLFMTAGAYTLAKNGHVRGDVLYGFFRPRTQAIVDLTLYILFFLPGIVALTWAGWIYAGESLSIREQTFSADPLPLYPFKYVIPLAGVTLLLQGVVEIVRCVQCIRDGVWPSREQDVEEVDVAKLKEMVHVDDADIRALDAVVVAKEARP, translated from the coding sequence ATGCAATCTTTTCTGTTGGCGGTCGACCGCTTCTCGACCTGGGTCGGCAAGACCTTTGCCTGGTGCGCGGTGCTGCTCACCGTGCTCATCAGCTGGGAGGTGTTCTCCCGCTACGCGCTCAACCGGCCCCATGCCTGGGTGCTCGACGCGCAGATCATGCTGTACGGCACGCTGTTCATGACCGCCGGCGCCTACACGCTCGCCAAGAACGGCCATGTGCGCGGCGACGTGCTCTACGGCTTCTTCCGGCCGCGCACGCAGGCGATCGTCGACCTGACGCTGTACATCCTCTTCTTCCTCCCGGGCATCGTCGCGCTGACCTGGGCCGGCTGGATCTATGCCGGGGAGTCGCTGTCGATCCGCGAGCAGACTTTCTCCGCGGATCCGCTCCCGCTCTATCCGTTCAAGTACGTCATCCCGCTCGCCGGCGTCACCCTGCTGCTGCAGGGCGTCGTCGAGATCGTGCGCTGCGTGCAGTGCATTCGCGACGGCGTATGGCCCTCGCGCGAGCAGGACGTCGAGGAAGTGGACGTCGCGAAGCTCAAGGAAATGGTGCACGTGGACGATGCCGACATCCGGGCTCTGGACGCGGTGGTGGTTGCCAAGGAGGCCAGGCCATGA
- a CDS encoding TRAP transporter large permease, with the protein MIRRELWFGLSFMVLIVAAAGIMLLRADTITNGHLGLLMLSLVVVAIMLGFPTAFTLMGMGMIFTWFAYDRNITHTLDLMVQAAYKTMANDVLIAVPLFVFMGYLVERANLIETLFKSLHLALARLPGALAVATLVTCTIFATATGIVGAVVTLMGLLALPAMLRAGYSIPLSAGAITAGGCLGILIPPSVLLIVYGATAGVSVVQLYAGAFFPGVLLASLYVLYVILVAKLKPAWAPPLSAADRAVPLPPLTQLITPDPTRHAFAGLVAGLKGRRNAEVPAGFLLRQLGIVLLPGLLFALMAVTTYRAVTTVEAAEQYDIQEIGARRSAPEPASGGLQEPPAENEGGLQEPPSEGGLAEPPGAGAVQEPPGAGTRAAQLPSGSAAVAPVAKPGAAEGATTRPAPTWWWVCFALIGAMVALFYLFLSFARLEIFKMLLASFFPLMILIVAVLGSIVLGLATPTEAAAMGALGGFLLAAAYRRLTLDVLKESVFLTAKTSAMVCWLFVGSAIFSAAFALLGGQQLVEEWVLSMNLSKVQFLVLSQVIIFILGWPLEWTEIIVIFMPIFIPLLDNFGVDPLFFGLLVAMNLQTAFLSPPVAMAAFYLKGVSPPHVTLNQIFLGMLPFMGIQVLAILMLYIWPQIGLWLPQLLYK; encoded by the coding sequence ATGATCCGGCGCGAACTCTGGTTCGGCCTGTCGTTCATGGTGCTGATCGTCGCCGCGGCGGGGATCATGCTGCTGCGCGCCGACACGATCACCAACGGCCACCTCGGCCTGCTGATGCTGTCGCTGGTGGTGGTCGCGATCATGCTGGGCTTTCCCACGGCGTTCACGCTGATGGGCATGGGCATGATCTTCACCTGGTTCGCCTATGACAGGAACATCACGCACACGCTCGACCTGATGGTGCAGGCGGCCTACAAGACGATGGCGAACGACGTGCTGATCGCGGTACCGCTGTTCGTCTTCATGGGCTACCTGGTCGAGCGCGCCAACCTGATTGAGACCCTCTTCAAGAGCCTGCACCTGGCACTTGCCCGGCTGCCGGGCGCGCTGGCGGTGGCAACGTTGGTGACCTGCACGATCTTCGCCACGGCCACCGGCATCGTCGGTGCCGTGGTGACACTGATGGGGCTGCTGGCGTTGCCTGCCATGTTGCGCGCCGGCTACAGCATCCCGCTGTCCGCGGGGGCGATCACGGCGGGCGGCTGCCTCGGCATCCTGATCCCGCCTTCGGTGCTGCTGATCGTCTACGGCGCTACCGCCGGCGTATCGGTGGTGCAGCTGTACGCCGGCGCTTTCTTTCCCGGCGTTTTGCTGGCGTCGCTGTACGTGCTCTACGTGATCCTGGTCGCCAAGCTCAAGCCCGCCTGGGCGCCCCCGCTTTCGGCCGCCGATCGCGCGGTGCCGCTGCCGCCGCTGACGCAGCTGATCACGCCCGATCCGACGCGCCACGCGTTCGCGGGCTTGGTGGCCGGGCTCAAGGGCCGCCGCAATGCCGAGGTGCCCGCCGGGTTCCTGCTGCGGCAACTCGGCATCGTCTTGCTGCCCGGCCTGCTCTTCGCGCTGATGGCCGTCACCACCTATCGCGCCGTGACCACCGTGGAGGCGGCGGAGCAGTACGACATTCAGGAAATCGGTGCCCGGCGCAGCGCACCCGAGCCGGCCTCGGGCGGGTTGCAGGAGCCGCCCGCCGAGAACGAGGGCGGCCTCCAGGAGCCACCGAGCGAGGGCGGGCTTGCCGAGCCGCCAGGCGCCGGCGCCGTGCAGGAGCCCCCGGGTGCGGGCACACGCGCCGCGCAGCTGCCGTCCGGCAGTGCTGCGGTAGCCCCCGTCGCGAAGCCCGGCGCCGCGGAGGGCGCCACCACGCGGCCGGCGCCCACCTGGTGGTGGGTCTGCTTCGCGCTGATCGGTGCGATGGTCGCGCTGTTCTACCTGTTTCTCAGCTTCGCGCGGCTCGAGATCTTCAAGATGCTGCTGGCCTCGTTCTTCCCGCTGATGATCCTCATCGTGGCGGTGCTCGGGTCGATCGTGCTGGGCCTGGCCACGCCGACGGAGGCGGCAGCCATGGGCGCCCTCGGGGGCTTCCTGCTGGCCGCCGCCTACCGCCGGCTGACGCTGGATGTGCTCAAGGAATCGGTCTTCCTCACGGCCAAGACATCGGCCATGGTGTGCTGGCTGTTCGTGGGCTCGGCCATTTTCTCGGCCGCCTTCGCGCTGCTCGGCGGCCAGCAGCTGGTCGAGGAATGGGTCCTGAGCATGAACCTCTCGAAGGTTCAGTTCCTGGTGCTGAGCCAGGTGATCATCTTCATCCTGGGCTGGCCGCTGGAATGGACCGAGATCATCGTGATCTTCATGCCCATTTTCATACCGCTGCTGGACAACTTCGGCGTCGACCCGCTGTTCTTCGGGCTGCTGGTGGCCATGAACCTCCAGACTGCCTTCCTGTCGCCACCGGTCGCCATGGCGGCCTTCTACCTGAAGGGCGTGAGCCCGCCCCATGTGACGCTGAACCAGATCTTCCTCGGCATGCTGCCCTTCATGGGCATCCAGGTGCTGGCGATCCTCATGCTGTACATCTGGCCGCAGATCGGATTGTGGTTGCCGCAGCTGCTGTACAAATAG
- a CDS encoding extracellular catalytic domain type 1 short-chain-length polyhydroxyalkanoate depolymerase, whose product MTSLFERIARWARAVPRALRRIGLLPPAAPDQWLDGHFEHQHRNVDYKLFVPGRGAGRPRPLLLMLHGCTQDPEDFATGTRMNRIAAELGFLVIYPTQTQRANAGKCWNWFLPQHQQAGRGEPALLAALTQAAMREHGADPARVYVAGLSAGGSMADILGRTYPGLFAAVGVHSGLPSGVARDLLSALGAMKNGPGKASAGGPMRPTIVFHGDADETVHPRNGAQVAADAVGALLGGGGHPPAHEMRGRSEGGRAFTRWTYADARGGIMVEHWLLHGTGHAWAGGSADGSFTDPAGPDASAEMLRFFLSHPMSNRTGMR is encoded by the coding sequence TTGACATCCCTGTTCGAACGAATTGCACGCTGGGCGCGCGCCGTGCCGCGCGCCTTGCGGCGCATCGGCCTGCTGCCGCCCGCGGCGCCGGACCAGTGGCTCGATGGCCATTTCGAGCACCAGCACCGCAACGTGGACTACAAGCTCTTCGTCCCCGGGCGCGGTGCCGGCAGGCCCCGCCCGCTGCTGCTGATGCTGCACGGCTGCACCCAGGATCCGGAGGACTTCGCCACAGGGACGCGGATGAACCGGATCGCCGCCGAGCTCGGCTTCCTCGTGATCTATCCGACACAGACCCAGAGGGCCAACGCGGGCAAGTGCTGGAACTGGTTCCTGCCGCAGCACCAGCAGGCCGGGCGGGGCGAGCCCGCACTGCTGGCGGCGCTTACGCAGGCGGCCATGCGCGAGCACGGGGCCGATCCGGCACGCGTCTACGTGGCGGGCCTGTCCGCCGGCGGCTCGATGGCCGACATCCTGGGCCGGACCTATCCCGGGCTCTTCGCCGCCGTGGGCGTGCACTCGGGCCTGCCGAGCGGCGTGGCGCGCGACCTCCTCTCGGCGCTCGGCGCGATGAAGAACGGCCCGGGCAAGGCGAGCGCCGGCGGTCCGATGCGGCCGACCATCGTCTTCCACGGCGACGCCGACGAGACGGTGCATCCGCGCAACGGGGCGCAGGTGGCGGCGGATGCGGTGGGGGCGCTGCTGGGGGGCGGCGGTCATCCGCCGGCGCACGAGATGCGGGGACGCTCGGAGGGTGGCCGCGCCTTCACCCGCTGGACCTATGCCGATGCCCGCGGCGGCATCATGGTCGAGCACTGGCTGCTGCACGGCACCGGCCACGCCTGGGCCGGCGGCAGCGCCGACGGCTCCTTCACCGACCCCGCCGGGCCGGATGCGAGCGCCGAGATGCTGCGTTTCTTCCTCAGCCATCCGATGAGCAACCGGACTGGGATGCGATAA
- a CDS encoding DUF6600 domain-containing protein — protein sequence MKHRTTSHGARRAVGWLLGLVLLLAAGAAAWAQQDPPGRVARLDEQQGTVSFSPAGDDSWYDAVPNRPITTGDRLWTDRNARAELHVDSTALRLDDQTMLVVSELEDDSARFTATRGRLQLRVREAPAGQRLEIDTANLAVVVEAPGDYRIEVDPAAGTTRVAVAAGGLTLYGENGESVALGAHQQLTVSGRQLAAVSSTPVRAGDAFDRWVAERDRLEDQSISARYVSRDVLGYQQLDRYGDWQSDPTYGNVWYPRSVDADWAPYRDGQWVDIAPWGWTWVDAAPWGFAPSHYGRWARIGPRWAWVPGRANTRPVYAPALVGFVGGGVHANVAAGGRPGVGWFPLAPGEPWRPGYRASQRYIDEANRAVAYQRQLARADYLHRNTPGALSLVPVDIFGRGPIARRDFLRTPEGATAQLPIVATAPIPARGDRHVGGFGRSASALPPPDLRGRQQQFQQAQQLQQAQQAHQAQQAQQQLQFQQRAVQAQAQAQQQLQLQQMQRFQQMQQAQQPQSGQQLQQMQQRDALRQQQEFQQRAAQAQAQQQFQLQQQQQQQQALRAQQEMQQRAAQAQAQQLQLVQQQQALRAQQQMQAQQQIQQMQMQQQNTLRQAQEHQQRALQQQQQQQQRAGGSDPRQRWTSRDSGPQFDRP from the coding sequence ATGAAACATCGCACCACTTCACACGGCGCCCGCCGCGCCGTCGGCTGGCTGCTGGGCCTGGTGCTGCTGCTCGCCGCCGGCGCCGCGGCCTGGGCGCAGCAGGACCCCCCGGGCCGCGTGGCTCGCCTCGACGAGCAGCAGGGCACCGTCAGCTTCTCGCCGGCGGGCGACGACAGCTGGTACGACGCAGTGCCCAACCGGCCGATCACCACCGGCGACCGGCTCTGGACCGACCGCAACGCGCGGGCCGAGCTGCATGTGGATTCGACCGCGCTGCGCCTGGACGACCAGACGATGCTGGTGGTGTCCGAGCTCGAAGACGACAGCGCCCGCTTCACCGCGACCCGCGGCCGCCTGCAACTGCGCGTGCGCGAGGCCCCGGCCGGGCAGCGCCTGGAGATCGACACCGCCAACCTGGCGGTGGTGGTCGAGGCCCCCGGCGACTACCGCATCGAGGTCGACCCGGCCGCCGGCACCACGCGCGTGGCGGTCGCTGCCGGCGGCCTCACGCTTTATGGCGAGAACGGCGAATCGGTGGCCCTCGGCGCCCACCAGCAGCTCACGGTGTCGGGACGCCAGCTGGCGGCGGTGAGCAGCACTCCCGTGCGCGCCGGCGACGCGTTCGACCGCTGGGTGGCCGAGCGCGACCGGCTCGAAGACCAGTCGATCTCTGCGCGCTATGTCTCGCGCGACGTGCTGGGCTACCAGCAGCTCGACCGCTATGGCGACTGGCAGAGCGATCCCACCTACGGCAACGTCTGGTATCCGCGCAGCGTCGATGCCGACTGGGCGCCGTACCGCGACGGCCAATGGGTGGACATCGCGCCCTGGGGCTGGACCTGGGTCGACGCCGCACCCTGGGGCTTCGCGCCTTCGCACTACGGCCGCTGGGCGCGCATCGGGCCGCGCTGGGCCTGGGTGCCGGGGCGGGCGAACACGCGGCCGGTGTATGCGCCGGCGCTGGTCGGTTTCGTGGGCGGCGGCGTGCATGCCAACGTGGCGGCTGGCGGACGCCCGGGCGTCGGGTGGTTCCCGCTCGCGCCCGGCGAACCGTGGCGCCCGGGCTACCGCGCCAGCCAGCGCTACATCGACGAGGCCAACCGTGCCGTCGCCTACCAGCGGCAACTTGCGCGCGCGGACTACCTGCACCGCAATACGCCGGGTGCGCTCTCGCTGGTGCCGGTGGACATCTTCGGCCGCGGGCCCATCGCCCGCCGCGACTTCCTGCGCACGCCGGAGGGTGCCACTGCGCAACTGCCGATCGTCGCCACCGCGCCGATCCCGGCGCGCGGCGACCGGCATGTCGGCGGCTTCGGGCGTTCGGCGAGCGCCCTGCCGCCGCCCGACCTGCGCGGTCGACAGCAGCAGTTCCAGCAGGCGCAGCAGTTGCAGCAAGCCCAGCAGGCGCACCAAGCCCAGCAGGCGCAGCAGCAACTTCAGTTTCAGCAGCGCGCCGTCCAGGCGCAGGCCCAGGCACAGCAGCAGCTTCAGTTGCAGCAGATGCAGCGCTTCCAGCAGATGCAGCAAGCGCAGCAGCCGCAATCCGGCCAGCAGCTCCAGCAGATGCAGCAACGCGATGCGCTGCGCCAGCAGCAAGAGTTCCAGCAGCGCGCCGCGCAGGCTCAGGCCCAGCAGCAGTTCCAGCTGCAGCAGCAACAACAGCAACAGCAGGCGCTGCGCGCCCAGCAGGAGATGCAGCAGCGCGCCGCCCAGGCCCAGGCCCAGCAGCTCCAGCTGGTTCAACAGCAGCAGGCCCTGCGCGCGCAGCAGCAGATGCAGGCTCAGCAACAGATCCAGCAGATGCAGATGCAGCAACAGAACACGCTGCGCCAGGCGCAGGAACACCAGCAGCGTGCCTTGCAGCAACAGCAACAACAGCAGCAGCGTGCGGGCGGCAGCGATCCGCGGCAGCGCTGGACCTCGCGGGATTCCGGGCCGCAGTTCGACCGGCCCTGA
- the gorA gene encoding glutathione-disulfide reductase encodes MQTFDFDLFVIGGGSGGVRAARMAAQRGARVALAECAELGGTCVNVGCIPKKLYSYAAGYAESFEEAAGYGWTLDGAPRFDWNQLKANRAKEIARLNGVYRNLLEGAGVRLIQGWACLADAHTVQIGEKKHTARHILVATGGMPFVPELPGRELGVVSDAMFDLDPFPKRLLVVGGGYIACEFASIFNGLGAQVTQLYRGPHLLNGFDEDVRQFLAKEMGRAGVDIRFNCEIDMITRLDSGLCALLSRGERVEADVILYATGRVPNTEGLGLQAAGVELDERGGVVVDAHYRSSVPSVYAVGDVSTKQQLTPVALAEAMVVVDTLFGPGPRELDYEFTPTAVFTHPNIGTCGYTEAEARARFGKVRVFSSEFKALRHTLSQSGERTFMKLVVERDTDRVVGLHMVGPDAGEVVQGFAVAMRAGATKRLFDSTIGIHPTVAEEFVTMREPMPG; translated from the coding sequence ATGCAAACATTCGACTTCGACCTCTTCGTGATCGGCGGCGGCAGCGGTGGCGTACGCGCGGCACGCATGGCGGCCCAGCGCGGCGCACGCGTTGCGCTGGCCGAATGCGCGGAGCTGGGCGGCACCTGCGTCAACGTGGGCTGCATTCCCAAGAAGCTCTACAGCTACGCGGCCGGCTATGCAGAGTCCTTCGAGGAGGCGGCCGGCTACGGCTGGACGCTCGACGGCGCCCCGCGCTTCGACTGGAACCAGCTCAAGGCCAATCGCGCCAAGGAGATCGCCCGCCTCAACGGCGTCTACCGCAACCTCCTCGAGGGCGCGGGCGTCAGGCTGATCCAGGGCTGGGCGTGCCTGGCCGATGCGCACACCGTTCAGATCGGCGAGAAGAAGCACACTGCGCGCCACATCCTGGTGGCCACCGGCGGCATGCCCTTCGTGCCGGAGCTCCCGGGCCGCGAGCTCGGCGTGGTGTCGGACGCGATGTTCGACCTCGACCCCTTCCCCAAACGCCTGCTGGTGGTGGGCGGCGGCTACATCGCCTGCGAGTTCGCCTCCATCTTCAACGGCCTGGGCGCGCAGGTCACGCAGCTGTACCGCGGGCCGCACCTGCTCAACGGCTTCGACGAGGACGTGCGCCAGTTCCTGGCCAAGGAGATGGGCCGCGCCGGCGTCGACATCCGCTTCAACTGCGAGATCGACATGATCACGCGCCTCGACAGCGGCCTGTGCGCGCTGCTCTCGCGCGGGGAGCGCGTGGAGGCCGATGTCATCCTCTATGCCACCGGCCGGGTGCCCAACACCGAGGGCCTGGGCCTGCAGGCGGCCGGTGTCGAGCTCGACGAGCGCGGCGGCGTGGTGGTCGATGCGCACTACCGCAGTTCCGTGCCCTCGGTCTACGCCGTGGGCGACGTGTCGACGAAGCAGCAGCTCACCCCGGTGGCGCTGGCCGAGGCCATGGTGGTGGTGGACACCCTGTTCGGCCCGGGGCCGCGCGAGCTGGACTACGAGTTCACGCCCACGGCCGTGTTCACCCATCCCAACATCGGCACCTGCGGCTACACCGAGGCCGAGGCGCGCGCGAGGTTCGGCAAGGTCCGGGTGTTCTCGAGCGAGTTCAAGGCGCTGCGCCACACGCTCTCGCAAAGCGGCGAGCGCACCTTCATGAAGCTGGTGGTCGAGCGCGACACCGACCGCGTGGTGGGCCTGCACATGGTGGGGCCCGATGCGGGCGAGGTGGTGCAGGGCTTCGCGGTCGCGATGCGCGCGGGCGCGACCAAGCGGTTGTTCGACAGCACGATCGGCATTCATCCGACCGTGGCGGAAGAGTTCGTCACCATGCGCGAACCGATGCCGGGGTAG
- a CDS encoding phospholipase D-like domain-containing protein produces the protein MGPGLLDWLRSGWALLALATLVVVLGLVIWSIRRHRDPRLVVECDASIADLLPSLSGLTQGTVYEGNAVELLENGAFFDAMFEEIAKARASVHFETFLWKEGKLGERLANALIERRRAGVKVRVLVDADGGKEMGRDAECLRSGDCNLRMHHPRHIRNIGVFNDRDHRKLLVVDGRVAMVGGHCIVDSWLGNGESREHVRDLGVRLRGPIVHAVQGAFSENWVEDTGELFVGDEVFPPLARVGEVAIHVASLKPEGSPPAVKILHHLVPCIARKRIWIQNPYFLPDSEAIEALCDAAKRGVDVRVMVPSAEASDMPMVQHAAHRNFHLLLAGGVRIFEYSKCLLHQKVMTVDTAWCAIGSSNFDDRSFETNDEITLGLRDDALAAQLEAIFERDMHDCSELNGDAWARRGLRHRCKDNLLYVFNELL, from the coding sequence ATGGGCCCCGGTTTGCTCGATTGGCTGAGGTCCGGGTGGGCCCTGCTGGCGCTGGCAACGCTCGTCGTCGTGCTCGGGCTGGTCATCTGGTCCATCCGCAGGCATCGTGATCCCCGGCTGGTGGTCGAGTGCGATGCTTCCATCGCCGACCTCCTGCCGTCGCTTTCGGGCTTGACGCAGGGCACGGTCTACGAAGGCAACGCGGTCGAACTGCTGGAGAACGGCGCGTTCTTCGACGCGATGTTCGAGGAGATCGCCAAGGCCCGGGCTTCCGTCCACTTCGAGACCTTTCTCTGGAAGGAAGGCAAGCTGGGTGAGCGCCTGGCGAACGCGTTGATCGAACGCCGGCGTGCCGGCGTGAAGGTGCGCGTGCTGGTCGATGCCGACGGCGGCAAGGAGATGGGCCGCGATGCAGAGTGCCTGCGCTCCGGAGATTGCAATCTCCGCATGCATCACCCCCGGCACATACGCAACATCGGCGTCTTCAACGACCGTGATCATCGCAAGCTGCTGGTCGTGGACGGCCGCGTGGCGATGGTGGGCGGCCATTGCATCGTGGACAGCTGGCTCGGCAACGGCGAGAGCCGCGAGCACGTGCGCGACCTGGGCGTGCGTCTGCGCGGGCCGATCGTGCATGCCGTGCAGGGCGCCTTCAGCGAGAACTGGGTGGAGGACACCGGCGAGCTGTTCGTCGGTGACGAGGTGTTTCCGCCGCTCGCCCGTGTGGGCGAGGTTGCCATTCACGTGGCCAGTCTCAAGCCGGAAGGGTCCCCGCCGGCCGTGAAGATCCTGCACCACCTGGTGCCGTGCATCGCGCGCAAGCGGATCTGGATCCAGAACCCCTACTTCCTGCCGGACAGCGAGGCGATCGAGGCCTTGTGCGATGCGGCGAAGCGCGGCGTTGACGTCCGGGTGATGGTGCCGTCCGCCGAAGCCTCGGACATGCCCATGGTCCAGCATGCGGCGCATCGGAACTTCCACCTCCTGCTGGCGGGCGGCGTGCGGATCTTCGAGTATTCGAAGTGCCTGCTGCACCAGAAGGTGATGACCGTGGACACGGCGTGGTGTGCGATCGGATCGAGCAATTTCGACGACCGGTCCTTCGAGACCAACGACGAGATCACGCTCGGCCTGCGCGACGACGCCCTGGCCGCGCAGCTCGAGGCGATCTTCGAGCGCGACATGCATGACTGCAGCGAGCTGAACGGCGACGCATGGGCCCGGCGTGGACTGCGGCATCGGTGCAAGGACAACCTGCTGTATGTCTTCAACGAGCTGCTGTGA
- a CDS encoding AMP nucleosidase — translation MPYMPTFIAPARFADPVAVLEQVRLIYDSGLAHLREAMQRFVAGESLPGRVRACYPFVRVHTHTVSRRTPAANAWLSYGFVAGPGRYETTLTRPDLFERYYREQFRLLLENHEVELEVGTSTQPIPIHFSFAENEHIEGTMSEERRVLMRDVFDLPDLAAMDDGIANGTFEARPGEAQPLALFTAARVDYSLHRLRHYTGTAPEWFQNFVLFTNYQFYIDEFVRLGREAMADENSEYIAFIEPGNVVTRRRGLAAGSSAFYGALLDGSQGTPPGRLPQMPAYHLVREDCSGISMVNIGVGPANAKTITDHVAVLRPHAWMMLGHCAGLRQGQQLGDYVLAHAYVREDHVLDEELPLWVPIPALSEIQLALESAVADVTGMQGTQLKKIMRTGTVASTDNRNWELLPGNQPQRRFSQSRAVALDMESATIAANGFRFRVPYGTLLCVSDKPLHGEIKLPGMANHFYRERVEQHLRIGMAAIDVLRREGSSRLHSRKLRSFAEVAFQ, via the coding sequence ATGCCCTACATGCCCACCTTCATCGCCCCGGCCCGCTTCGCCGATCCCGTCGCCGTGCTCGAGCAGGTGCGGCTGATCTATGACAGCGGCCTCGCGCACCTGCGAGAGGCGATGCAGCGCTTCGTCGCCGGCGAGAGCCTGCCGGGCCGGGTGCGCGCCTGCTATCCCTTCGTGCGGGTGCACACCCACACGGTCTCGCGCCGCACCCCGGCGGCCAACGCCTGGCTCAGCTATGGCTTCGTGGCCGGCCCGGGCCGCTACGAGACCACGCTGACGCGTCCCGACCTCTTCGAGCGCTACTACCGCGAGCAATTCCGCCTGCTGCTCGAGAACCATGAAGTCGAGCTCGAGGTCGGCACCAGCACCCAGCCGATCCCGATCCACTTCTCCTTCGCCGAGAACGAGCACATCGAGGGCACGATGAGCGAGGAGCGGCGCGTGCTGATGCGCGACGTCTTCGACCTGCCCGATCTGGCCGCGATGGACGACGGCATCGCCAACGGCACCTTCGAAGCCCGGCCGGGCGAGGCGCAGCCGCTCGCGCTCTTCACTGCCGCGCGGGTGGACTACTCGCTGCACCGGCTGCGCCACTACACCGGCACCGCGCCCGAGTGGTTCCAGAACTTCGTGCTCTTCACCAACTACCAGTTCTACATCGACGAGTTCGTGCGCCTGGGGCGCGAGGCCATGGCCGACGAGAACAGCGAGTACATCGCCTTCATCGAACCCGGCAACGTCGTCACGCGCCGGCGCGGGCTGGCGGCGGGCTCGAGCGCCTTCTACGGCGCGTTGCTCGACGGCAGCCAGGGCACGCCGCCCGGGCGCCTGCCGCAGATGCCGGCCTACCACCTCGTGCGGGAGGACTGCAGCGGCATCAGCATGGTCAACATCGGCGTCGGCCCGGCCAATGCCAAGACCATCACCGACCACGTCGCGGTGCTGCGCCCGCATGCCTGGATGATGCTGGGCCATTGCGCCGGCCTGCGCCAGGGGCAGCAGTTGGGCGATTACGTGCTGGCCCACGCCTACGTGCGCGAGGACCATGTGCTCGACGAGGAACTGCCGCTGTGGGTGCCGATCCCCGCGCTGTCGGAAATCCAGCTCGCGCTGGAGAGCGCGGTGGCCGATGTCACCGGGATGCAGGGCACCCAGCTCAAGAAGATCATGCGCACCGGCACCGTGGCGAGCACCGACAACCGCAACTGGGAGCTCCTGCCCGGCAACCAGCCGCAGCGCCGCTTCAGCCAGAGCCGCGCGGTGGCGCTGGACATGGAAAGCGCCACCATTGCCGCCAACGGCTTCCGCTTTCGCGTCCCGTACGGCACCCTGCTGTGTGTCAGCGACAAGCCGCTGCACGGCGAGATCAAGCTGCCGGGCATGGCCAACCATTTCTACCGCGAGCGCGTCGAACAGCACCTGCGCATCGGCATGGCGGCGATCGACGTGTTGCGGCGCGAGGGCTCGAGCCGCCTGCACAGCCGCAAGCTGCGCAGCTTTGCGGAGGTGGCATTCCAATAG
- a CDS encoding Bug family tripartite tricarboxylate transporter substrate binding protein, with product MVDSTRRIFTSWLAATAAGIAPASVLAQASKPAAAAVAIPRLRIIIPANEGGGWDQTGRALGAAMMAAGAVAQVEYENIGGKGGTIGLARYVEKYDADPDAVLMSGMVMVGAIALQKPAVDMSRIAPLARLTSDYEVVVVKGDSPIVTAKDLIAKMRADPANTAIAGGSAGGVDHMFAGILSRAAGNTSALVYLPFPGGAQVVSAVESGKAIAGISGYSEFSEHIASGKLRAIGVSSRSAFMGVPSVRQQGVDADLANWRGVFTGKAVPTSRQAVLLDAVRRAVATDVWQKALKRSNWDSYWMEGSDFQGFLDLDQSMAGVLTYILKLKS from the coding sequence ATGGTGGATTCAACTCGACGCATCTTCACTTCGTGGCTCGCAGCCACGGCAGCCGGCATCGCACCGGCATCGGTGCTGGCCCAGGCCTCGAAGCCCGCGGCCGCCGCAGTTGCGATACCGCGGCTGCGCATCATCATTCCCGCCAACGAGGGCGGCGGCTGGGACCAGACGGGCCGCGCGCTCGGCGCGGCGATGATGGCCGCCGGCGCGGTGGCGCAGGTCGAGTACGAGAACATCGGCGGCAAGGGCGGCACCATCGGGCTGGCGCGCTATGTCGAGAAGTACGACGCCGACCCCGATGCCGTGCTGATGAGCGGCATGGTGATGGTCGGCGCCATCGCGCTGCAGAAGCCCGCGGTGGACATGAGCCGCATCGCGCCGCTGGCGCGGCTGACCAGCGACTACGAGGTGGTGGTGGTGAAGGGTGACTCGCCGATCGTGACCGCCAAGGACCTGATCGCGAAGATGCGCGCCGATCCGGCCAATACCGCGATCGCGGGCGGCTCCGCCGGCGGCGTCGATCACATGTTCGCGGGCATCCTGTCGCGCGCGGCCGGCAACACCTCCGCGCTGGTCTACCTGCCCTTCCCGGGCGGCGCGCAGGTGGTGTCGGCGGTGGAGTCGGGCAAGGCCATCGCCGGCATCTCCGGCTACAGCGAATTCAGCGAGCACATCGCCAGCGGCAAGCTGCGTGCGATCGGCGTGTCATCGCGAAGTGCGTTCATGGGCGTGCCCTCCGTGCGGCAGCAGGGCGTCGACGCCGACCTGGCCAACTGGCGCGGGGTGTTCACCGGCAAGGCGGTGCCGACATCGCGTCAGGCCGTGCTGCTCGACGCCGTGAGGCGCGCGGTCGCCACCGACGTCTGGCAGAAAGCCCTCAAGCGCAGCAACTGGGACAGCTACTGGATGGAAGGCTCGGACTTCCAGGGCTTCCTCGATCTCGACCAGTCGATGGCCGGCGTGCTGACCTATATCCTGAAGCTGAAAAGCTGA